TCTCCTATAAAGAATTTGTGTAAAGTATTAGGCTTTATTCAGAAGTTAATTATGCAATGATTCAGTAAAAATCTTTGACTAGAACATGATCATTTTGTGGATGTTAAAATTCAACAAGAAACAGACcattaaaaagataaaagtaacAGGACATTCTGCCTTTTAAAGGCTAACAAAAGAGAAAAGATGATTATCTACAAAAAGGCTATCAGCTTTCCTGAATAGACTTGAAAAAAGCAGACAAGAAACCCATGCAAATAGCAATTTTTACCCAGAAGACAAAATTGACAGTTCATATGCACATTTTACTAACAACTCCAAAATTTCATGttccaaatttaaaattaaagatcTTGATTCTTGAATCAAAACCTagaataaaaaatgatcaaacaCAAAGTTCAGGACTAACCCACAAAGTATAatgaaaaacccagaaaaacaaACAGATCAAGAACTTGAAATTATGAAACCCAGAACATAAAACTTGCATCAAACACAAAATAATCAAGAACCCAGATCTGAAATTctaaaaagaatttgaaaacgaagaaataataatataccTCAATTGGTGACAAATGCTTGGAAAAGAATACAGTCTGAGGAGAATTAGTAGCAGCAAGTTTCTGACAAAttttaccatcaaccaaacaacTACGAATACGCCTCCAATTCTTAGGATTATCTACTCTTTTTTGTAACCAATTAGAGTAATCCCCAAGTTTATACTCTTTATACCCACGTTTACTGACAGTTTCTCCTGCACCTTTATTCGTAACAACAAAAGCAAAGATAGTAAAGCAAAAGAGGATTGCGATTAGTAGAAACATAACAAGAAGGTAAACCCAAAGAAGCCAATTAACACGACAACAAGCGCCGATTAAGCCGGCAAGTGAAACCAACATGAGGAAAACTCCAAGAATTATGATGGGTTTTTCTAAGTATTTCTCGCAGTCGGTTGTGGCTTTGTGTGCTAGCCATATTCCACTGCCGAGGATGGGGATTGAAAGGAGAAATGTTACGAAATTAAGGATTCCTACAAGACTGTTTGAACACCTCAttgtttttgtgggtttttgacGGAGGAAATGGGGAGTTTTCTGGATTGGTTTTGCGGTTGTGTGGGTAGAAAATCTGGCAATGATGATTGGAATTTGGTGAGGAGGTTGAGATATTTGTAGTGGTGTGATTAAGACAGTTTCGTAGAAATAGCAGGATTTAAAAATGGATGGTTGAATGGGAACTAAGAATTTAACTGATTTGAGGTACGCGCTTCACGGAATATACTCTAGTTGACTCGTCTTctattatacaatttaataattttattgtaaaatgataaataGCGATCTCATAGCTATTTGTTAAATGTATCAAAATTAGGGCTGAACatggtttggtctaaaccgtaaaccaaaccgtaatttaaatgTTTGgtttggtctacggtctaagtggtctggtctggtttttttttttaaacggtttacggtccggtcccggtttaaaatttctaaaaccaaaccggaccgtaaaaccgttttaaaatcaaattttaggggATTAGGCATTAGGGTTGGGCAACTACTCAGTAGTCAATACTCATTTCATGAACCTGGCTGCCTCCACTCCAATCTCCATCTCCATTTCAGACTTCCTCGCCTTCACTCTCATTCTCCATCTCCATTTCAGACTTCCTCGCCTTCTCTCTCATTCCTTCTTCGAGGCTTCTGTGCTTCTGGCTTCTCTGATAATCGCCTGCCTCCTCGCCTTTAACCCATCGACAGTGCTTCTGTGCTCCTTCGAGTGTTGTTGATATTGGTTGATATGAAGAATGTTAATTATGTCTGGGAAAACTACCCTTCTTCATATGCTCAAAGATGAGGTCCTTCTCTTTGCCTCTTTTTTCATTGATGTTTTTCTGATCTGAGTAACTTGAatgtggatttttttttttttttatcttgattacttgattttttgttcaaattatttaattatgtagTTGCCCGTTTCAATTTTTACTGGATTTTTGTTAGGGAGtgattaaatttttgaatgcccttcttttgttcatgaattttatAGGAAATGATATTTTGGAATACCCAATTTGCTAATCAAGAGAAAATGAAtagattttgttatttttcatcTCAATTTTATGAAATGTTTTAGGGGTAGATTGAAATTTTGGAATGCCCATTTCATGTATATgaatatttttggaaaaattttcaactttttgaAATACCCATTTAGCTGATCAAGGGaaaattaatagtttttttatttctcatctcaattttatgaattatatcAGGGATAGATTCAATTTGGAATGCTCAACTCATGTTAATGAATATTCTTGgaaaaaattgtgatttttgGAACCTATTTGTTAATCAAGAGGAATTGAGAGGAGCTTGTGACAGTACTCATGAACTCCTaaatttagtttttgattttatttttctgttgAAAACTAAATTTAGTATTTTCAATCAAGTTTGAAGACTATTAAGATTGTTAATTAATCTtcaagtttttgattttatttttctgtcGTTCCAATTCCCAAACCGAAAAACCCTTCTACAGCCTGCTTtggatttgatgatgtattttgtttatatattatcgtttatcttagattctcactcaataaaaaaaataaaaaaaaaccgtagaccagaccagaccagaccgttctagaacggtctggtctggtccggtctggtcttttgactggtctggtctggtctgaaaaatttccagaccggaatttcagatctggtctgatttttttgtcaaaccagaccagaccggaccgtgtgcagccctaatcaaaattattaaacgttaaatattaatgttaatttttatttaatatttttttttacatcaaaaatgatagtttatttaaaaatttaatacaaCAATATCATTCAAAATCTtttatcaaaatcaattttattcacgtaataaatatcaaaacataatttttgaCTAGATAAATCACAAAGaatataatttaaacaaaatttttagcATACTATGTTAGTTAAAACCATAACATTGCCTTTAAAAATCAGTTTATCAGTTtagtaaaattatatatatatatatatatatatatatatatatatatatatatatatatatatatatatatatatatatatatatatatatatatatatatatatatatatgtatgtatgtatgtatgtatgtatgtatgtatgtatgtatgtatgtatgtatgtatgtatgtatgtgtatgtgtatgtgtatgtgtatgtgtatgtgtatgtatatgaaagttaataggaggttgaatactctctagaggggggaatagagagtttgggcttttaaaacttttctggcattttgtctcaagagtttgagaagactgtcaaaactgtcttctgaaacagctttgagccaattcgtaaacactaatcgtatgtgcggaaaataaactttaaagaataacacacgatatgttaacgaggttcggttctaaccaacctactccccgcctatgggttctctttcaacccgtaggatttcaacgccttttattaatccgactttaatacaaccaagaagatgtcactatctcctctcaccacgttcttcccctttgaagaaccgtattacaagtccctttaataaaagtaaaatctcaaatctcacaatagagattcacaagctgaacactttaaaaagtattcttgattaggcgtattaaacttaatctaactctttttaaactcttgagcctattacaaaatgtaagagttagatgaactaagaattacaactctttaaacacttagagaatttctaaatcttaagtcaagaaagaaagttgtaagaagaggtgcgtcttagttctggaatgaagcctcatatatatagtgttacgcctcaacacatcttcaaaaaaaaGAAGGCACCttcccgttattttctgttgacctggtcattcagcgcctgacttcaagatcttgaggttatcttcagactgacgtgtactgacaacttaataataatttcgtcattatGTTTGTAATTTGTCCAAtactatgctgccacgttagttcttatacaagataatgaataataagcacaaaccagatttatcaacatttaaataaccatttaaattaattcctattttttagcatcgtcattttctatttttagtataaattcaaatctcatccaaataatagaaaatctagatcttgcataattattaatatagccgtgtaccattaataataaaacacgtgtaccttgtactatatttttttatcaaattaattttaaccacatatttaaaatcaagttcaaatataaaatatttaaacgttaatcaaAAACGTatagtaaaatattcaaaacttaatttcaaataatatccaatgttaattttaatgaaccttgacctattaaaatatttcaaatataattacgaaactaacctgattgtaaacgtaattatcttcaagactttgaaacatatttcagaacttataaaatcatctttaaaataaacttaagttctttaagcatattccattgacttcgaacttaaatcaaatgtatatcaaatatgattttaaacttatttaaacaattaaatgtaattacttaatttatttgtttaatcaatatgtattttgaattatcatcattaaagagaattaagtcttcaatcacctcttatcattatttaagagagttgagtctttaatatgtatatgtatatatatgtatatgtatatgtatatgtacatatatatatatatatatatatatatatatatatatatatatatatatatatatatatatatatatatatatatatatatatatatatatatatatatatatatatatgtatatgtatatgtatatgtatatgtatatgtatatgtatatgtatatgtatatatatatatatatatatatgtatatgtatttgtatatgtatatgtatatgtatatgtatatacatatgtatatatatatatatatatatatatatatatatatatatatatatatatatatatatatatttatatatatatatatatatatgtatatgtatatatatatatgtatatatatatgtatatatatatatatataattatatatatatatatatatatatatatatatatatatatatatatatatatatatatatatatatatatatttgtatatacatatatttacatatatatatatatatatatatatatatatatatatatatatatatatatatatatatatatatctttaattACCATAATTTTTGTATTAACAATTTCGTGCATTGTATGGGTTTTATACTAGTAGGGGTAATAATTGTTAAATTGGGTTAGACTTATTGGTAAtagaaatttattatcaaaGAAACACGCGTTGCACTCACTCTTTAAGCCAAGGAGGTATCGTCCcaaattcatatgaaaataaGTGGAAAAACtccaatgacttataaagtgtgcacaccaacTTATTATGAATTTCAGTATAATATCGGAGAAACACGAAATGCACACACAGCATAAGCCCAAAAAGATACCATTCCCCAccatatgaaaatataagaaagggAGCCAATGATTTATAAAAAGTGCGCACAATCTTATTATTCATCGATGTGAGATTAAACattcaacaataataacaaaaattataaaatcatcAACATTATCATTATCATGGTAATCTTTATATCCGAGTCATAGAAACTATCGtctcatataaatattataatagtaTGAGGAGTTTTGGAGACAACATATCAGATTCTTATTAAAAGAGATAATTAGATATGAAAATTACGGTCGATAAGACTCTCAATTTTAAGAAATACTTGCAAATGAAGACAAATGACTTAAAATACACCATTGGTAATATTCTATTTTCTAGCaccataaaaatatttttataaatacaaaaaattttgtataattttctGAAAGAGtttaatgaaaagaaaaaaaaatgtaaactcCTTGACCTATTAGTTGACCTAAACCCCATTTGAACAGGACATGATGCAActtaaaattgatcaaaatagtCTGATCTAGTCATCTGATCTGAAATCCATTTGACCGACTATTCTGACAAGTCTATAATGAATATTTTAGCACAAAAATTCGGCATTTCTAAGTAGTTTTTATCCCTAATCGTACTAAATAAACATTTGCAAAACAAATACCCTTAGTTAGTTAAGTAATAAACTTATAAACCAAAAACaaatttctttatcaaaaataaaatacctTTTTAGTTAAGAATAGATAGAGAGGATTAATCTATTTTATAGGTGTTGATAACTTCACCCCTCTGACACCCTCACAGGGTAAAGCAAAGTCTTAAGGAAGGTTTTAACCACCCAATAACCCATAATTctccaaaaataaacttttttgttATGTAATCATGTTTTAATTTAACATCTCTTCCTCTTAATTTCAAAGAAAATTCAAGTAATGCATTGTGCGCGTGTGCTTTATCCGGTATCTCTCCATTAAAAATATTCGGTAGTGGGCGAACCGTTGATGGCTAGAGCTTTAGCGGTCACAtgagtagctcaaattttgcaTGTTTGTCAATTGGGTATAATTCTATAACCAACCCACCGTTTGGCATTTGGCAATATAAAACGACTACGGTCAAATACAAAAGTACttaatatattttgtttgaTACATTCGacttttatacaatttaatatgttaatcatatatatcaaaatatgtaaatacaaaaattatgaaaagttattattatgaaagtatgcaattagacgattcaaataagatttcatttaactatgtttttcttacacattagtcgcaatgtataaaataagtttaaacgaTTATAAATAGCGTCAATAATCATAATGTAgtaagtatttcagaacagataaagtattatataaaaaaaatataaaaagtgtaTAATTATATTTGTGAGCGGAGACATATTTAAGAATATCTCATATTAATATGTTTCTaatttagatatatataaaaaaatcatttatcctaagaaaatatttttgtgGAAACATTAAAGGAAATAgagaaataaggaaaaataaaagaagaagCCCATAAACTAATATACAACCCCTCATACAAGAATTGGCTtacataaaattaataaaaaataaaataaaattaacaactacTCTTATGAGAGACATGGTCAGCCTTAAGATTTGATAGGCTCGGGCCAAAACATTATTTATGAGTccctaattactaaatataccAGTATAGAGTCAtaactattaaatatcaaaGCTTCATTATTCTATTTATTTGGATGGGCCCAAGGCATAGACCACTCTTGCCCCTTTATGCCGACCCTGGTGAGAGGCTGTCTCTCGGTAAGATGatttttataaaactaaatGAATTAAAGAAATATATGGATAGATAtagaaaaaatacataaaataaaataaaaaaaataagataaactaaatgaataaaaaaatatatatggatgaaaaagaaaaaaacaaaagaatatatacaagattaaagtaatagaaatatcataaaataaaaaatacttctatataatactccctccgttcttttttgaccttccactttgggtttttcacacatattacgGAAGATAGAATCTCTGGGTTgtagtggatattattttaattaaatagtagtgtgaagtaatgattgtattggaagtatgaggttgtagtgggtattattttaattaaatagtagtgtgaagtaatgattgcattgaaagtatgagagagaaaataattataaataaaagaaaaggggtacattaaaagaaaaggggttttaaggggtaaaaatgggataaaaactttcttaaaatagaaagtattctaaagtggaagaacttttgaaactactcgttatagtaatgtggaagatcaaaaaagaacggagggagtagcatatttaaatatatttcttaAAGGCTCGGTTGGATTGAGTAAATACTTAAagggtaaaaaaagtcaaactaatggaATAAAGATAAGTAGAGATGCAAAtgaagtaattgaaataattgtgaaAGAGATAAAATGAGAATAAACTACTCCCTCTgttatttttgtttgtccacttaagtttttccactttatgggagagaaatttaaatttgattttcgaattatatattcaagacaaaatatatttatgtgcgACTTTGGTAGATTCGTTTTatgcaaataattttaatatataatttttacaattatttattATGCGTACCTCGAGATATTGAGACTGAAAATTTGCGTtgaaaaagtaaagtggacaaatcaaaaaaacgaagggagtaaaaaaatgaaaaacaaggaTGTTTTCCCTCAATTGGAGCAAAATTATTTTTCACTCTCTCCTAGGGTAAATTTATACTCTAAAATGAAGaaactaattgttattttatctatttttcatCACTTTTTAATTGATTCTTCCAcctttataataattaaatttttttaatctcatatctaaaactttgttttcctaatttaatttttatttacctttttaaatatttacactcaactCAAACGAATCCtaaacacaaaattaaaagatCCAACTAGATAATTTTTATCGAGTGCCTGTATCAACTTAAATTTGGAAATTGCAACGTTTTATACTTTTGCTTTCAGGAACCTAAAAATATATTCTTTCACCAAAGATTTACTCCTTACCtttttttttgatcttccacattactataacgtgtagttttaa
This genomic stretch from Amaranthus tricolor cultivar Red isolate AtriRed21 chromosome 9, ASM2621246v1, whole genome shotgun sequence harbors:
- the LOC130824531 gene encoding tetraspanin-8-like, which translates into the protein MRCSNSLVGILNFVTFLLSIPILGSGIWLAHKATTDCEKYLEKPIIILGVFLMLVSLAGLIGACCRVNWLLWVYLLVMFLLIAILFCFTIFAFVVTNKGAGETVSKRGYKEYKLGDYSNWLQKRVDNPKNWRRIRSCLVDGKICQKLAATNSPQTVFFSKHLSPIESGCCKPPTSCGFTYVGPTNWTKVGTSTDPDCTSWDNSPNKLCYDCSSCKAGFLQNLKGDWKKVAVINIVFLVFLIIVYSIGCCAFRNNRWDNADQWKPYR